A portion of the Adhaeribacter radiodurans genome contains these proteins:
- a CDS encoding Na+/H+ antiporter, whose translation MQNTLFFYLALLLVILFLVMLARRLKVSYPIILVLGGLLLSFIPGLPNIEVNPELIFLIFLPPLLYEAAWYTSWKEFWKWRRVIGSFAFLVVILTATVIAFISQALIPGFTLALGFLLGAIISPPDAVSATSVLKDVQVPKRVVSILEGESLLNDASSLIVFRFALTAVVSGSFVLHEAVTSFFVVIIMGTLTGLGVAVVFYAIHRWLPTTPSMDTVLTFIAPYLMYITAEKFHFSGVLAVVSGGLFLSHHSHRMLSHLSRIRGANVWATVGFALNGFIFMLIGLELPIIVKQLGDHTSLNDAIKYGLLISLVVIITRLLCVMGASVFTRFISRFITTADSKPGWRQPLIVGWAGMRGVVSLASALSIPLLLSNGEVFPQRNLILFITFTVILVTLVFQGLTLPLVIRWVNPKETDYPLSLTEQDLKVRKKLKNAALDLIQEKYAAELDTNELIKILNVRLQSDITFLDHFTKPETGEKWADDNIESYREIMGGLLTHERQLLHQINKKAEVDEEVIRKHLALLDLEEEKLRRQFEND comes from the coding sequence ATGCAAAATACCCTGTTCTTTTACCTGGCACTGTTGCTGGTTATTTTATTTTTAGTGATGCTGGCCCGGCGTTTAAAAGTGTCGTACCCCATTATTCTGGTTTTAGGCGGATTACTGCTAAGCTTTATTCCGGGACTGCCCAATATTGAAGTTAATCCAGAGCTTATATTCCTGATATTTTTACCGCCGCTCCTCTACGAAGCGGCCTGGTATACCTCCTGGAAAGAATTCTGGAAATGGCGTCGGGTAATTGGTTCGTTTGCTTTTTTAGTGGTCATTCTCACCGCTACCGTTATTGCGTTTATTTCGCAGGCGCTCATTCCGGGCTTTACTTTGGCATTGGGTTTTTTATTGGGGGCTATTATTTCGCCGCCAGATGCGGTTTCGGCTACTTCGGTTTTAAAAGACGTGCAGGTACCCAAGCGCGTAGTTTCTATTCTGGAAGGCGAAAGTTTGCTTAATGATGCGTCGAGCTTAATTGTTTTCCGGTTTGCTTTAACCGCAGTAGTTTCGGGCAGTTTTGTTTTGCACGAAGCCGTTACCAGTTTTTTTGTGGTTATTATTATGGGCACGCTTACCGGTTTAGGCGTGGCGGTTGTGTTTTACGCCATCCATAGGTGGTTGCCCACTACCCCCAGCATGGATACCGTGCTTACTTTTATCGCGCCTTACCTCATGTACATTACCGCCGAGAAATTCCATTTTTCGGGCGTCTTAGCCGTGGTAAGTGGTGGTTTATTTTTATCACATCACAGTCACCGGATGTTGAGTCATTTGAGCCGGATCAGAGGAGCCAATGTGTGGGCTACCGTGGGCTTTGCCCTGAATGGTTTTATCTTTATGCTGATTGGCCTGGAACTGCCTATTATTGTTAAACAGCTCGGCGACCATACTTCTTTAAACGATGCCATTAAATACGGTTTACTTATTTCGCTGGTGGTTATTATTACCCGCCTTTTGTGTGTTATGGGCGCTTCGGTATTTACTAGGTTTATCAGCCGGTTTATTACCACCGCCGATAGCAAACCAGGTTGGCGGCAACCTTTAATTGTGGGTTGGGCCGGTATGCGAGGCGTTGTTTCGTTAGCTTCGGCCTTATCTATTCCGCTACTACTGAGTAACGGCGAAGTTTTTCCGCAGCGAAATCTTATTTTGTTTATCACCTTCACGGTAATTCTGGTAACGCTGGTATTTCAGGGCTTAACGCTGCCTTTGGTTATCCGGTGGGTAAACCCAAAAGAAACGGATTACCCCTTATCTTTAACTGAGCAAGATTTAAAAGTGCGTAAAAAATTAAAAAATGCCGCATTAGATTTAATCCAGGAGAAATACGCGGCAGAGTTAGATACCAACGAATTAATAAAAATTTTAAATGTTCGGCTGCAAAGCGATATTACTTTTCTGGATCATTTTACTAAGCCGGAAACCGGCGAAAAATGGGCCGACGATAACATAGAAAGCTACCGCGAAATTATGGGTGGCTTATTAACCCACGAACGCCAATTGTTGCACCAAATAAACAAAAAGGCCGAAGTAGACGAAGAAGTGATACGCAAACACCTGGCCTTACTGGACCTGGAAGAAGAAAAGCTGCGGCGGCAGTTTGAGAATGATTAG
- the fabF gene encoding beta-ketoacyl-ACP synthase II, with the protein MKRVVITGLGAITPLGNTVTEFWENIVAGKSGAAPITKFDSSKFKTQFACEVKNFHPEEFLEKKEIRKYDLFTQYAIAASDQAIQDAGLDFAQMSEAERYEVGVIWGTGNGGIGTFEEQLREFHSGDGTPRFNPFFIPKMIVDIAAGVISIRHKLYGPNYCTVSACASSNTAIISAFDTIRMGKASIMVAGGSEAAITESSVGGFSSAQALSKRNDHPETASRPFDQDRDGFVMGEGAGALILEELEHAVKRGARIYAEMVGGGMAGDAYHLTGTSSNGLGAALGMEKALRDAQLTPNQIDYINAHATSTGIGDLSELNGVKKVFDAVPVTISATKSMTGHLLGAAGAVESIISVMAVKEDIIPPTINTQNLDPAIPEGLELVLNKSISKPLHYVLNNTFGFGGHTASSIFKKYTD; encoded by the coding sequence ATGAAAAGAGTAGTAATAACAGGTTTGGGCGCCATAACGCCCCTGGGTAATACCGTAACAGAATTCTGGGAAAACATTGTAGCCGGTAAAAGCGGTGCGGCTCCCATTACTAAATTTGACTCTAGTAAGTTTAAAACGCAGTTTGCCTGCGAAGTAAAAAACTTTCACCCGGAAGAGTTTCTGGAAAAAAAGGAAATCCGGAAGTACGATTTATTTACCCAGTACGCTATTGCGGCTAGCGACCAGGCTATTCAGGATGCCGGGCTGGATTTTGCGCAAATGTCGGAAGCAGAAAGATACGAAGTTGGTGTTATTTGGGGAACGGGTAACGGAGGCATTGGTACATTTGAAGAACAACTGCGGGAGTTCCATAGCGGCGATGGCACGCCCCGGTTTAATCCCTTCTTTATTCCCAAAATGATTGTGGATATAGCGGCGGGCGTTATCTCGATCCGGCACAAATTGTATGGTCCTAATTATTGTACGGTTTCGGCGTGTGCTTCTTCCAATACGGCTATCATCAGCGCTTTCGATACCATCCGGATGGGCAAGGCCAGCATTATGGTAGCGGGCGGTTCCGAAGCGGCTATCACGGAATCATCGGTGGGTGGTTTTAGTTCGGCGCAAGCTTTATCCAAACGCAACGATCATCCCGAAACTGCCTCGCGGCCTTTCGACCAGGACCGCGATGGTTTTGTAATGGGGGAAGGTGCCGGCGCTTTAATTTTAGAAGAATTAGAACACGCCGTTAAAAGAGGTGCCCGCATCTACGCCGAAATGGTAGGCGGAGGCATGGCAGGCGATGCTTACCATTTAACCGGTACTTCGTCGAATGGATTAGGAGCGGCCCTGGGCATGGAAAAAGCGCTCCGCGATGCGCAACTTACCCCGAACCAAATTGATTACATAAACGCCCACGCTACCTCTACCGGAATCGGCGACTTGAGCGAACTAAACGGTGTTAAAAAAGTATTTGACGCCGTACCCGTAACTATTAGTGCCACCAAATCTATGACCGGGCATTTACTGGGAGCAGCTGGGGCCGTAGAAAGTATTATTAGTGTAATGGCGGTGAAGGAAGATATTATTCCGCCCACCATTAATACTCAAAATCTGGATCCAGCTATTCCGGAAGGATTAGAGTTAGTATTAAATAAATCTATTTCGAAACCGCTACATTATGTTCTAAACAATACGTTTGGGTTTGGCGGCCATACGGCAAGTTCTATTTTTAAAAAATATACGGATTAG
- a CDS encoding DUF2798 domain-containing protein: MKQKVAFAFTMALITTGLVSFTIIFVNLGFTLNFLQIWFKSWLIGYFVAIPAILFIGPRVQWLVNRMF; encoded by the coding sequence ATGAAGCAGAAAGTGGCTTTTGCTTTTACGATGGCTTTAATTACTACTGGTCTGGTATCTTTTACAATTATCTTTGTTAATTTAGGCTTTACTTTAAATTTTCTGCAAATCTGGTTTAAATCCTGGTTAATAGGTTACTTTGTAGCCATTCCGGCAATTTTATTTATTGGCCCACGGGTACAATGGCTGGTAAACAGGATGTTTTAA
- a CDS encoding SDR family oxidoreductase, giving the protein MKTTKNTILITGGSAGIGLELAKLLTQNHNKVIITGRNQERLQQAAIQLPNVTTIASDVSKEADVNNLVNTLYTDFPDLNIVINNAGHALLYDITNPTANAFGKAADEMHTNYLSVIRLNEKLLPILKNQPEAAIVNVSSIVAFVPGALAGYSASKAALHSYTQSLRMALAETSAIKVFELMPPLVDTEFSRPIGGQNGISARAVAEAFVNALEKNEYEIRVGNTEQIYQLFRSSPEAALQAMNKSREQAQTHNS; this is encoded by the coding sequence ATGAAAACAACTAAAAACACCATCCTGATTACCGGCGGGAGTGCCGGTATTGGTTTAGAATTAGCCAAACTATTAACGCAGAACCACAATAAAGTAATTATTACCGGCCGCAACCAAGAGCGCTTACAACAAGCAGCCATTCAATTGCCCAATGTTACCACCATTGCCTCAGATGTGAGTAAAGAAGCAGACGTAAATAATCTGGTAAACACGTTATATACTGATTTCCCAGACTTAAATATTGTTATTAATAATGCCGGACACGCTTTATTGTACGATATTACTAATCCCACGGCCAATGCCTTTGGTAAAGCAGCCGACGAAATGCATACTAATTATTTATCAGTCATCCGGCTAAATGAAAAGCTGTTACCAATTTTAAAGAATCAACCCGAAGCGGCTATTGTTAATGTGTCGTCGATCGTGGCTTTTGTGCCTGGAGCTTTGGCGGGCTACTCTGCGAGTAAAGCGGCCTTGCATTCGTATACCCAATCGCTCCGGATGGCTTTAGCCGAAACTTCAGCCATTAAAGTTTTTGAATTAATGCCGCCCTTGGTAGATACCGAATTTTCGCGACCAATTGGCGGACAAAATGGGATTTCAGCACGCGCCGTTGCCGAAGCTTTTGTGAATGCACTGGAAAAGAACGAATATGAAATACGGGTAGGCAATACCGAGCAAATTTATCAATTATTCCGTTCGTCGCCGGAGGCTGCCCTGCAAGCCATGAATAAATCGCGGGAGCAAGCGCAAACGCATAATAGTTAA
- a CDS encoding PaaI family thioesterase: protein METTNLQPEYYSAFNQPISGLDYLTVIMNGNIPYPPLLQTLDFKAVNITEGEVVFSFIPQLLHNNSINTVHGGVISAILDTAMGCALHSTLPAGTSYTTIELKTNFLRAVTLKSGELRAIGKIIYLGGQTALTEAQLLDTQNRLFAHGVSTCLIFKI, encoded by the coding sequence GTGGAAACTACCAACCTGCAACCAGAATACTATTCCGCATTTAACCAACCAATATCCGGATTAGATTATTTAACCGTTATTATGAATGGTAATATTCCTTATCCGCCTTTGCTGCAAACGCTGGATTTTAAAGCTGTAAATATTACCGAAGGAGAAGTCGTTTTTAGTTTTATTCCGCAGCTGCTTCATAATAATTCTATTAATACGGTACACGGTGGTGTTATTTCGGCTATTCTGGATACCGCCATGGGTTGCGCTTTACATAGCACCTTGCCGGCTGGTACGAGCTATACCACTATAGAACTTAAAACTAATTTCTTAAGGGCCGTCACGCTTAAAAGTGGGGAACTGCGGGCAATAGGTAAAATAATTTATTTGGGCGGCCAAACGGCGCTAACCGAAGCGCAATTACTGGATACACAAAACCGGCTGTTTGCGCACGGGGTAAGCACTTGCCTCATTTTTAAAATTTAA
- a CDS encoding TetR/AcrR family transcriptional regulator: MSKAERTRQFIIEKTAPIFNTKGYAGTSMSDITDATGLTKGSIYGNFENKDEVALAAFDFNLAQVQKILNTEVEKQTTLTDKLLVYVQVYDNFLKYPFPVGGCPILNTAIEADDTHPLLKNKAAEAITDWKSKLAQLISKGVQNKEFRADVNPEQTALTIIAMIEGAIMITKLTGKTNFRKAILQSVEKLIQGLA; this comes from the coding sequence GTGAGCAAAGCAGAAAGAACCCGGCAGTTTATTATAGAAAAAACGGCGCCTATTTTCAACACCAAAGGCTATGCGGGTACTTCTATGTCTGATATTACCGATGCTACGGGTTTAACTAAGGGCAGCATTTATGGTAATTTCGAGAACAAAGACGAGGTAGCATTAGCCGCTTTTGATTTTAATCTGGCACAGGTCCAAAAGATCTTAAATACCGAAGTAGAAAAGCAAACTACCCTTACGGATAAATTGCTGGTGTATGTGCAGGTATACGATAACTTTTTAAAATATCCCTTTCCGGTGGGGGGATGCCCCATTTTAAACACGGCTATTGAAGCCGATGATACCCACCCACTTTTAAAAAATAAAGCCGCTGAAGCCATTACGGATTGGAAAAGTAAACTAGCGCAGCTAATAAGTAAAGGGGTGCAAAATAAAGAATTTAGAGCCGACGTAAACCCTGAACAAACAGCCTTAACCATTATCGCCATGATTGAAGGTGCCATTATGATTACTAAACTCACCGGCAAAACCAATTTCCGGAAAGCCATCCTGCAATCCGTCGAAAAATTAATCCAAGGACTAGCTTGA
- a CDS encoding DNA alkylation repair protein, with protein MSTLLKDIYSPNFYNRLAASLEKVLPSFDKQKFISLVLTENFELKELKERMRHTTQALHAFMPANFAEAAELLPTTITQLKADGFGEGRLEFLFLPDYIETYGLNHYENSIKLLEHVTQYITCEFAIRPFLRHYYEPTLAQMLVWSGHEKYQVRRLASEGSRPRLPWAMAVPALKKDPTPIFPILENLKADPSEIVRRSVANNLNDIAKDHPNLVVQTATQWKGASKETDALIKHGCRTLLKQGHPEILTHYGLSAKNVILSGFEVNTPVVPIGGNLEFVFKVKNEQSANQIIRVEYAVYYLKQNNTYAKKVFKISERLFLPLEEVTITRQQSFKRITTRTFYPGGHRLGLILNGEEKAVKSFDLVSK; from the coding sequence ATGAGTACGCTGCTGAAAGATATTTATTCGCCAAATTTTTATAACCGGTTAGCCGCAAGTTTAGAAAAAGTACTACCAAGTTTTGATAAGCAGAAGTTCATCTCTTTGGTTCTGACAGAAAATTTTGAATTGAAGGAGTTAAAAGAGCGGATGCGGCATACTACCCAGGCTTTGCACGCCTTTATGCCCGCTAATTTTGCCGAAGCCGCTGAATTACTGCCAACTACTATCACTCAGTTAAAAGCCGATGGCTTCGGAGAAGGTCGATTGGAGTTCCTGTTTTTGCCGGATTATATTGAAACCTATGGCTTAAACCATTACGAAAACTCGATAAAGTTGCTGGAGCACGTTACCCAATACATTACCTGTGAATTTGCCATCCGGCCATTTTTGCGGCATTATTACGAACCAACCCTGGCTCAAATGCTCGTCTGGTCGGGGCACGAAAAATACCAGGTACGGCGGCTGGCCAGCGAAGGCTCCCGCCCCCGACTGCCCTGGGCAATGGCAGTACCGGCTTTAAAGAAAGATCCTACTCCTATATTTCCTATTCTGGAAAATTTAAAAGCTGATCCATCGGAGATTGTCCGGCGTAGTGTAGCTAATAACCTGAACGATATTGCTAAAGACCATCCGAACCTGGTAGTACAAACTGCCACTCAATGGAAGGGTGCCAGCAAAGAAACCGATGCGCTGATAAAACACGGCTGCCGTACTTTGCTTAAACAAGGCCACCCGGAGATCTTAACCCATTACGGCCTGTCCGCTAAAAACGTAATTCTTTCCGGCTTCGAAGTAAATACTCCGGTAGTTCCTATTGGTGGCAACTTAGAATTTGTTTTTAAGGTTAAAAACGAGCAATCGGCTAACCAAATAATCCGGGTAGAATACGCTGTTTACTACCTAAAGCAAAATAATACTTACGCCAAAAAAGTATTTAAAATAAGCGAGCGCTTGTTTTTACCCCTCGAAGAAGTTACCATTACCCGGCAGCAAAGTTTCAAACGAATTACTACCCGCACGTTTTACCCGGGCGGGCACCGGCTAGGTTTAATTTTAAACGGTGAGGAAAAAGCCGTTAAATCCTTTGACTTGGTTAGCAAATAA
- a CDS encoding DUF4153 domain-containing protein has translation MKNEILSNLNDPRQLEKLYRENKADFKQEFRRLYPQLSGNVLADFWHERLNYESDEISWGSGKEFRFVVVTSLIAGLLAKMPAILAISEEFFYPRNIGFIVFPFLAAYFAWKNTLPVTKIAFISGVIVVCLGYINSLPDNVKSDTLILACIHLPLLLWALLGVSFAGNELRHFKKRLEFLRFNGDLAVMSALLVIAGILMTGITIGLFNLIGFKIEDFYFEYVVAFGAPAVPIVATYLTQTNPQLVNKVSPVIAKIFSPLVLVMLVIYLGAIIYSGKDPYNDREFLLLFNLLLIGVMALIFFSVAESSTKSTSFLDVWVLFLLSIVTIVVNGIALSAISFRISEWGITPNRVAVLGGNILMLVHLLLVTVMLFKAITKKAALTEVGRAITLYLPVYFTWTVIVVFLFPVLFHFK, from the coding sequence ATGAAGAACGAAATCCTCTCTAATCTAAACGATCCGAGGCAATTAGAGAAACTGTACCGGGAAAATAAGGCCGATTTTAAGCAGGAATTCAGGCGCCTATACCCGCAACTTAGCGGTAATGTACTAGCCGATTTCTGGCACGAAAGGCTAAACTACGAATCGGATGAAATCTCCTGGGGTTCCGGTAAAGAGTTCCGGTTCGTTGTAGTGACATCTTTAATAGCGGGGTTACTAGCTAAAATGCCCGCTATTTTAGCCATTAGCGAGGAGTTTTTTTATCCGAGGAACATTGGTTTTATTGTGTTCCCGTTTTTAGCGGCCTACTTTGCCTGGAAAAACACATTACCGGTTACTAAAATAGCCTTTATCAGTGGCGTTATAGTAGTGTGTTTAGGGTACATCAATTCTCTACCCGATAATGTTAAAAGTGACACGCTTATACTAGCCTGCATCCATTTGCCTTTACTGCTGTGGGCTTTACTGGGCGTATCGTTTGCCGGCAACGAACTCCGTCATTTTAAAAAGCGACTCGAATTTTTGCGTTTTAACGGCGATCTGGCTGTAATGTCCGCTTTGTTGGTAATAGCCGGCATATTAATGACAGGCATAACCATCGGGTTATTTAACCTGATTGGTTTTAAGATTGAGGATTTTTACTTTGAATACGTAGTGGCTTTTGGGGCACCTGCCGTACCTATAGTAGCTACTTACCTTACCCAAACCAATCCGCAATTAGTAAACAAAGTATCGCCGGTTATTGCTAAAATATTCAGCCCGTTGGTTTTAGTAATGCTGGTTATTTATTTGGGAGCCATTATTTATTCGGGTAAAGACCCTTATAACGATAGAGAATTTCTGTTACTGTTTAACCTGCTTCTAATTGGCGTAATGGCATTGATATTCTTTTCCGTGGCCGAAAGCTCCACCAAATCAACCTCTTTTTTAGATGTATGGGTGCTCTTTCTATTGTCAATAGTAACGATTGTAGTAAATGGAATTGCGCTATCGGCTATTTCTTTCCGGATATCGGAATGGGGAATTACTCCTAACCGGGTGGCGGTGCTGGGCGGTAATATTTTAATGCTGGTACATCTGCTGTTAGTAACGGTTATGCTGTTTAAAGCAATCACTAAGAAAGCCGCCCTTACCGAAGTAGGGAGGGCTATTACCTTATACTTACCCGTTTACTTTACCTGGACAGTTATAGTAGTTTTTCTTTTCCCCGTGCTTTTCCATTTTAAATAA
- a CDS encoding potassium transporter KefB: MTEQNKSQNQSIYRASFVKPVVVGAGIALLVISFFVFGVDNPHPEWGKFWQVRPLIITPLAGAIGGAFYSFLDYQSSRGFNRTVAILLSIVVYLIGLWLGIVLGLAGTMWD, encoded by the coding sequence ATGACAGAGCAAAACAAATCTCAAAACCAGTCCATTTATCGGGCATCATTCGTTAAACCAGTAGTAGTAGGAGCAGGAATTGCTTTACTCGTAATCTCATTTTTTGTATTTGGAGTAGATAACCCTCATCCGGAATGGGGCAAGTTCTGGCAAGTTCGACCATTAATTATTACGCCATTAGCCGGGGCGATAGGTGGTGCATTTTACTCTTTCCTGGATTATCAGAGTTCCCGCGGGTTCAACAGAACAGTGGCTATTCTCCTGAGCATTGTGGTATACCTCATTGGATTGTGGCTGGGTATTGTTTTAGGGTTAGCCGGTACTATGTGGGATTAA
- a CDS encoding winged helix-turn-helix domain-containing protein gives MKEYLENINKAFESKVRLGIMSVLLVQEKVDFNTLKETLQLTDGNLASHLRALEEAEYLRVEKQFVGRKPNTTYYPTYAGSKAFKNHLDALEQLILNNRQNDAFFL, from the coding sequence GTGAAGGAGTATCTGGAAAATATAAACAAGGCCTTCGAGAGCAAAGTACGACTGGGCATTATGTCGGTGCTGCTGGTGCAAGAGAAAGTTGATTTTAACACTTTAAAAGAAACCTTGCAACTAACCGATGGTAACCTGGCTAGCCACTTGCGGGCGCTGGAAGAAGCAGAGTACCTGCGCGTGGAAAAACAGTTTGTCGGGCGTAAGCCAAACACAACCTATTACCCTACATACGCGGGTTCTAAAGCTTTTAAGAACCATTTAGATGCTTTAGAGCAGTTAATTTTAAACAACAGACAGAATGATGCATTTTTTTTATAG
- a CDS encoding GNAT family N-acetyltransferase: MEHLLNNPIWFALQSGNKNIASGNAQVKFMQRDIGPFAAMEEYSESNFVYLLEQSKPGDYFILFTHEKIKVPASWTTLVEKTITQMVYLHPSPPSIVADTNLVVLEEKDVPAMLDLTQRTKPGPFLSGTIELGNYIGIFEGSKLIAMAGQRLKPGVYTEISAVCTDPAYTGRGLAQKIVTALVNKILAESRIPMLHLNTDNNSAYNLYTKIGFQTRREIMVYVIQNK; the protein is encoded by the coding sequence TTGGAACACCTACTCAATAATCCAATCTGGTTTGCGCTTCAATCCGGAAACAAGAACATAGCTAGCGGCAACGCGCAAGTTAAATTCATGCAACGGGATATTGGCCCTTTTGCGGCTATGGAAGAGTACTCTGAAAGTAACTTTGTCTATTTACTGGAACAAAGTAAGCCAGGAGATTATTTTATTCTTTTTACCCACGAAAAAATTAAGGTGCCGGCCAGCTGGACAACTTTGGTGGAGAAAACCATAACGCAAATGGTATATTTGCACCCTTCGCCTCCATCTATAGTAGCCGATACTAACCTGGTGGTTTTAGAAGAAAAAGACGTTCCGGCCATGCTCGATTTAACCCAAAGAACGAAACCGGGGCCTTTCTTATCCGGCACCATTGAGTTGGGTAATTATATCGGAATTTTTGAGGGCAGTAAGTTAATAGCCATGGCCGGTCAGCGTTTAAAGCCAGGCGTGTATACCGAAATCAGTGCCGTTTGCACCGACCCGGCTTATACTGGAAGGGGATTGGCGCAAAAGATAGTCACTGCTCTGGTAAATAAGATACTGGCCGAATCTCGTATTCCCATGCTTCATTTAAATACCGATAATAACTCGGCTTATAACTTATACACAAAAATTGGCTTTCAAACCCGACGAGAAATAATGGTGTATGTTATTCAAAATAAATAA
- a CDS encoding AAA family ATPase: MNGNRERTIYFITGASGAGKTTLITQLENKYKSKPWEFFHFDSIGVPSVPEMINEFGSPSGWQEAKTYEWIDRILQEHEKKKIFLEGQVNLEFIRAGFAKQGFNEYTIILLDCSEEEMRKRLTYNRRQPGLFTADMKNWLKYLRKQAEELGTPRIDTSLLSEKEVLQVFEEIIKL, translated from the coding sequence ATGAACGGCAACCGCGAAAGAACCATTTATTTTATTACGGGTGCTTCTGGTGCAGGGAAAACAACTTTAATTACTCAACTCGAAAATAAATACAAAAGCAAACCTTGGGAATTCTTTCACTTTGATTCAATCGGCGTTCCTTCCGTACCGGAAATGATAAATGAATTTGGGTCGCCTTCCGGCTGGCAAGAAGCTAAAACGTACGAATGGATTGATAGGATTTTGCAAGAACATGAAAAGAAGAAAATCTTTTTAGAAGGGCAGGTAAACTTAGAATTTATTCGCGCGGGTTTTGCCAAACAAGGCTTTAATGAATACACCATTATCCTATTAGATTGTAGCGAAGAAGAAATGAGGAAAAGGCTCACCTACAATCGTAGGCAACCCGGGTTATTTACTGCCGATATGAAAAACTGGCTTAAATATTTGAGAAAACAAGCCGAAGAACTAGGAACCCCGCGCATTGATACCAGTCTCTTATCAGAGAAAGAAGTACTGCAGGTATTTGAGGAAATAATTAAACTTTAA
- a CDS encoding SRPBCC family protein — protein sequence MEQTKIKVEATIAGEISKVWEYYTKPEHITNWNFATDDWQCPRAENDLTPGGKYSARMEAKDGSFGFDFEAVYDEVVDQKKLTYTMGDGRQATTDFKNLEGTTKVTTTFDAENTNEVEMQRSGWQAILNNFKKYVEAN from the coding sequence ATGGAGCAAACAAAAATTAAGGTTGAGGCCACAATTGCCGGGGAAATTAGCAAAGTTTGGGAATATTACACCAAGCCCGAACATATTACAAATTGGAATTTTGCCACCGATGACTGGCAATGCCCCCGCGCAGAAAATGATTTAACGCCCGGTGGAAAGTATAGTGCCAGAATGGAAGCGAAGGACGGTAGTTTTGGATTCGACTTTGAAGCTGTTTATGATGAAGTGGTGGACCAAAAGAAGCTAACCTACACCATGGGCGACGGCAGACAAGCCACAACCGATTTTAAAAACCTGGAAGGAACCACAAAAGTTACCACAACTTTCGACGCTGAAAACACCAATGAGGTAGAAATGCAACGCTCCGGTTGGCAGGCAATATTAAACAATTTTAAAAAGTACGTTGAAGCCAATTAA
- a CDS encoding DUF6157 family protein: MKVHTTNYPNTFIQIAEDCPAATGEIPPVKGDTKTVANIQFELVIKNPYTFTSDDVLFQVFAERNALTESELEQAREVFFSKGQPCFRASPLTKRYGWGVHSDKDGRIALVACDTPEYKKLASDSNLKVFKAMRSSK; the protein is encoded by the coding sequence ATGAAAGTTCATACTACCAACTATCCAAATACCTTTATTCAAATTGCAGAAGATTGCCCCGCCGCAACCGGAGAAATACCACCCGTGAAAGGAGATACAAAAACTGTTGCGAATATTCAGTTTGAGCTCGTTATTAAAAATCCTTACACGTTTACTTCCGATGATGTGCTTTTTCAAGTATTTGCGGAACGGAATGCGTTAACGGAAAGCGAACTGGAGCAGGCAAGAGAAGTGTTTTTCTCCAAGGGCCAACCTTGCTTTAGAGCATCTCCCTTAACAAAACGTTATGGCTGGGGAGTACACAGCGACAAAGACGGAAGAATTGCCTTAGTAGCCTGTGATACGCCTGAGTACAAAAAATTAGCATCAGACAGCAATTTGAAAGTTTTTAAAGCAATGCGATCCAGTAAGTAA
- a CDS encoding DUF2200 domain-containing protein has protein sequence MNTSATHNQRIAKMTFALVYPLYLAKVEKKGRTKEELHQVIEWLTGFDANKLQDLIKEKVTFELFFQQATLNPNAHLITGVICGYRIEDIENTLTQQVRYLDKLVDELAKGRKMEKILRGL, from the coding sequence ATGAACACGTCCGCCACCCACAATCAACGTATCGCAAAAATGACTTTCGCATTGGTTTATCCTCTGTATCTCGCGAAGGTAGAGAAGAAAGGCAGAACCAAAGAAGAACTGCACCAGGTTATAGAATGGTTAACTGGCTTCGATGCTAATAAACTGCAGGACCTCATAAAAGAAAAAGTAACTTTTGAGCTGTTTTTCCAGCAGGCCACGCTCAACCCCAATGCGCACCTCATTACTGGCGTAATCTGTGGGTATCGCATAGAAGATATTGAAAATACTTTAACGCAGCAGGTTAGGTATTTAGATAAGTTGGTGGATGAATTGGCAAAAGGCAGAAAGATGGAAAAGATTTTACGCGGCTTGTAG